The nucleotide sequence ATTGAATAACGATCGAATGGTAGGGGATAGGGAAGAGGAAATATGCTAATTTTATGATTGTTCTTACTAGGATTTAAGAGCTGGTGTTTAAAGAACTGGACATTTAAGGGTATATAGTCATGAAGGGTCCAATTATtagaattcaaataaaaatttcctaAATGTGATAAGAAATATGCACCATGAAAAAAGTAAAGGTAACTGAAAGCATAGTGAAAGacttcaaaaattataaatacagaaAACATACCATGAAATACCATGGCAGAACAAAGACTAAACATGTACAGCATCTCAAGTACTGGAACTGGGCTAAATCCACCCAGTGAGAGAAGAACACAGAGCTGGGCCAGGCTTGGAACCGGAACCAGAAACTTCTGGTCACTGGGCAGGGGCTCCCTCCCATCTGGTGTCTGGTTTGGGGCTGTTTGTTCTCTCTCCCCGCAGACTCATTCTCAGTAGACTATGGTCACTGCTGTCATCGGTAGCTGGTCTGCCATGTGCCCCTGACGTCAAGTTCATGAGCAGAAAAAAGCCAACCTCGCTGACCTGTCACAGGCTCTGGTTCCCGGGGGAAGGGTAGGGGCCGAGGGGCTATTTGGCCTCGTGTAGGTCAGGGTCCTGGGTGGCCCCACCAGCTCTGGTCCAGGGTCAGGGTGCCTGGACTGCTGGAATGTGTGTGGATGGAGGTGGTGCTCCAGGCTGACAGTTGCAGGGGCCCCAAAGCACAGTGGCTTGAACAACCCTTGCCAGTTCTGCACCCATGGGCTCATGCAAGCTCCCAAGCTCCTTCCTTCTCGTGGCCCCTTGGTGCCCACGAATCGGAATCACCTGGAAAACAAGTTTCCAGGTGGTACTGACGCTGCTGGTCCCGAGACCACGTGTTGAAAAACTACTGCCCCAGGATATGTCCTTTGCCAACCGTCCGGAGCTGACTCGGCCACACGTGGGCCCAGAGAGGCGAGCCGAGGCAGCCAACCTCCTTTTGAACAGATGGGGCTAATAAAAGTGACTGCTTCAGGCCCTGGGCAAGGACTTAGTCCCAGGGTCACACTTGGCTGCCAGGGAGGCCAGGCAAGGCCATCTGTGGCTGGGTGGCTGTGTGCCCCGGAAAGGGAAGGGCATGTTTGTGGGAGACACTGCAGGTCCACAGAGGGGGATAATGGGGAGACGAGAAGAAGGGGCCAGCACTCAGTGTGGGGAACAGATGGCGAAAGGCTCTTAGCATGTTTGGAGATCTGAGTCATAACAGCAGTTTACTCAGAGGGGAGAAGCCTGGTGTCCCTGCAGGCCTGTCCTGGGCGACcgcaggctgagtgctgaagcagGAGCATGGCTGCCGGCTCCTCTCTTGAGGAGCCGCTGGGTGTcatgcccaccccccccccccccccacccaggcTTCATTCTTTTCCCTCCTTGTTCACCCAAGATGTTCATTAATTCACTGTCCCGTTATTTTGTGGGTCAGGgctgatgttttcaaggttctaagctttttttttcctaccccCATCCCCCAGGCATCTTGGCTCTGGAGAAAGCTGCGTGGCAAGAGGCGGTTGGCGATGGCATTCTGCCTTTTAACGACTCTGTCTGTGGTGACTGTCACTCGCTTGCCCACACAGCACCCAGCTGCTGGCCCAGACCCTGGCCCCATGGAGCCCCAGGGGGTTGCTGATGTCCCTGTCCCCCAGAGTCGGCAGGCTCTGAGCTCCAGCTGGAGGCAGCGGGCAAGAAGGTTGAGGAGAAGCTGGGCCTTGCCCAGGAGCTCCATCCTGGTGTGTGCTGAGGAGCAAGGCCACAGAGGGCACATGGACAGCGGCAGACGGTCCCCAGGGAAGGAGAGCAGCCATGCAGGGAGGATCGGGAACAACATTACTTTGGCACCTCTAGAAGACCTGAGACTCAGTACCCGGCGTCTTGTGCTCCTGCAGGGGGAGGCGATCAGGGGTCCAGGAGCCAAAGACCTGGACCCACCCTGGCACCGTGGTGCCCTCCCGGAGGCACTCAGTGAGACAAGCACCCCAGGTGGCCCCCTCGCAGGGCATGACATGTCAGCCTTACAGACTCGGAGAGCTACTGCTGGACTgaccctccagcctcctccagaAGGCGGGGGTCTGCCAGGAGTGGGGAACAGAGCCTGGACTGGTGGCCAACAAGTGGGGGGTCCTGCCCCAACCAAAGGGGCTCACTGGTGGCCTGGTTCTGTTAGGGAGCTGCAAGGGTCTGTCTGGTGTGACACTGAGACCCCTGGGCTGTCGAGTGGCTTCAGGACCAGCGAGCAGGTCCCCCCATGGCTCACAGAGCAGGATGTGCAGGCCCTCCAGCTTCTGGCCCAGGGTGAGGTGGCGGGCAAAGCCCGGGTGCCCGGCCACGGGCAGGTACTGCTAGTCGGTTTCTCCAGCGAGGGGACCCTTCAGgatgcagctcctgggctcagtCAGCTCTGCTCCCAGGGCCTCTGTGGCTTGATCAAGAGGCCCGGGGACCTGTCCGAGGTCCTGTCCTTCCACGTAGACCGCGTGCTGGGGCTGCGCCGGAGCCTGCCCGCGGTGGCCAGGCGCTTCCACAGTCCGCTGCTGCCCTACCGCTACACGGACGGCGGCGCCCGGCCCGTCATCTGGTGGGCACCCGACGTGCAGCACCTGGGTGACCCGGAGGACGACCAGAACTCTCTGGCTTTGGGCTGGCTGCAGTACCAGGCCCTGCTGGCACGTGGCTGTGGCCGACCCAGCCATGCCCCATGCCTGGGCATCCACCACGCCGAGTGGGCACGCCTGGCCCTCTTTGACTTCCTGCTGCAGGTAGGCGGGGCCtggaggggcggggcagggcggggcgCCGCGGAGGCTAGGACTCTAGGTGAACTGAGACGTTGGAATGGCCTGCTTGAGGGTGGATGGTGACTCCCCCTAACCCTTGTCTTTTgctttcgtttgtttgtttgcttttttaccattcttttttttaacaattaactttttattttagtcCTTGTCTTTTGATCACCCAGCaccttttttttgttatttttctgccTTGTGTTCATTCATCCATTGGTGTGCTGAAAACCAGTTCGTTTGGGCTCATTCTTGAATTTCAGGAATTTTATGAGCCAGTTGTGAAACACAGGcattattaaaattgaaattatgtAAACTAACCATATAATAAGTTATATTAGAAACAAAGGTAATCAATACTCTGATCTCATTACTTcacaattattttacattttactgtTATCTGAGGTCTTGAGGTTTTTTGCATCTACCTAGTAAATAGTGTATAGTGCTGAGCTACTGCATGCATGTCATGTCTCTTGCTGACTCCACATTCGTGCCTGTTGCTAGCTTGAAACAGGCCAGGGTAGGAatatttatggggcttcccagggggtgctgttggtaaagaacctacttgcccatgcaggagtcataagagacacAAGGTcagtccctgagctgggaagatccctggaggaaggccggcaacccattccactattctctcctggagaatcccatggacagaggagcctggcgggctgtagtccatagggtctcatagagtcagacacgactgaagcgacatagcacgcATGCAGGCAGGAGTATTTATACCTTGGGAATCAGGGAATTCTACAAATCAGGACTCCTCCTTATTCCTGGAGAGCTGGTAGTTAAACATTTATCCTTGAATCAAGAAGGCTTCAAGTTGGTTGCATAATTCAAAAAAGAGAGTTgaggtggaggagagagagaatgagagaggggAGAAATAAAGGGATGATGCTGGTCCCGCTTGGAccctggagagagaaggaaaccaCAGGGCCAGCTGAGGTCCCTGCTGTGCCAGAAATTAACCCTGGAGTTTTTGGGTATCCTAGGGAAggggttcggagaaggcaatggcaccccactccagtactcttgcctggaaaatcccatggacggaggagcctggtaggctgtctcgaagagtcgtacacaactgcgtgacttcactttcacttttcactttcatgcattggagaaggaaatggcaacccactccagtgttcttgcctagagaatcccagggacgggggagcctggtgggctgccgtctatggggtcgcacagagtcggacacgactaaagcgacttagtagcagcagcagggaaggggTTGGGCAGTTAGGGTACAGGGCTTACCAGGGGGACTGCAGACATCAGATATTTACTAAGTGGCCTGTTAACAACTGATGTGGCTGCTCCAGGACCTATGAGCTGGATGTCAACTGTGGAGACACAAGTGGGGGAATGcggccagaaagaaagaaagacaaaaaacgATTCAAGCACACAGTGGGTGGATATGTATGCATACAAAGGCAGCCCCATCCCTGTAGGGACCTCTGTTGAGGGAAGGGATCAATACTAGCCCTTAATTTACCTGCTGGGGTGACTGGATGAGCCATGGGTCAAGTTCAACGTCATAACTGGTAGCCAGGGACTGATGCTCCCTGTGTTGTTCATACAAGTTTGGTTGGAAATGTATTTTAGAAGATTCTCAGACCACATTTAATACTTTGAGATTTCTCATGAAAATCCCACTTCCTTTGAAACACTGAATGGTTTAATAACATAGGGCCTCTGTTTCCATGCAGCAGAAATGAGCCTGAGCTGAGTAGCTGCTGCCCCTTTAAAGGTTGCCATGCTCCCCTTTCTGCCAAAGACCACACCTCCTGTTGTCCGATGTGAttgtgtgcattctcagtcactaagtcgtgtctgactttttgagcccacgGTCCGTTGTAGActgccagactctgtccatgggatttcccaggcaagaatactggagtgggttgtcatttcctcctccagggcatcttccagacccagggattgaacccatgttctaGAACCCAGGTTTCtatgctgtgtctcctgcattgcaggcagattctttaccactgagccacacccAACCCCAAACCCTTGGATGTTATCTGTCTGCTTGTGGGTATTTGTCTCCTGTCACGGGACCAGCTGGCCTCCAGCAATACTTCCAGCTCCTCGAGTCTGTGTCTCGTGGCTGCTTTGTGGAGGGAGGAGCATGGGGCCTGGTGGTTGGCACGGGCTTTGGCACCAGACAGATCTGGTTTTGAACCCCCTGCCCACTGGCCATGTCccactgtgtgaccctgagcagaCTAGCCGGCGTCTTTGAACTTCACTTCTCTCTAAATGGGACCGGATGTCCCTGCCTTCTGCCCTTGAGCGCATGGTAGCTCTTAATCACCAGCTCCTGTATGCAGGCTTGCTCTGGGCCCCGAGCCTGCTCTGCCTGTGTGTGACAGGCTGAGGGCTAGGGATTAGTGCTCTCCAGACAGCGTGACCTGTCCTCTAGCCTGGGAGGGAGGCATTTCCCAGACCACAGACTACAGTCTTGGGCAAACTGGAAGAGCCGGCCACTCTCCCTCCAGGAACAGCCGTCCTATGACTGATGGGAGGCAGTCTGTAAAAGCCCCGGTTCCCTGGCCGGGGTGGCTCTGTGGGGCATGTTCCACGTGTCTCTCAGAGTCCCCTACCAGGATTGAGCCACGGTTACCCACAGAGTTCGTTGCCGGCCCTCCCTGTCTGCCTTCCCCGATCCTTGCTTGTGTTTTTGAATTAGCTCACGGATCAACTGCTTTCGCTCTGAGTTCTTGGCTGAGGTCTGTCTCTGGGGGAGCCTGGCCTCCATCAGATGACACCACTGACCCTGTGTGGTTTCTGCATGCAGGATCATTCACGCAATATACTTAATACAGTGCCTGGCGATGGCCCAAGCTCAGTAATACAGAAGCACTGCCCCCAACACTTTACAGGAATTAACTCCTCCAGTCCTCATGGTAGCCTTGCTAGAGAGATACTGGGCTTCTCCCTGTTTTGAAGTTGGACAGTTGAGGTCTCAAGAGGTTAAGCGACTTGGCTAAGTTCATGGCCGGTGGAGCTGAGACACAGCCTGGATGGTGTAGCTCCAGAGCTCACCCTCCTTCTCACATAGTCCTCTTCAGCCGGCCATGGgtgagggcagga is from Bos taurus isolate L1 Dominette 01449 registration number 42190680 breed Hereford chromosome 22, ARS-UCD2.0, whole genome shotgun sequence and encodes:
- the GASK1A gene encoding Golgi-associated kinase 1A, with translation MASWLWRKLRGKRRLAMAFCLLTTLSVVTVTRLPTQHPAAGPDPGPMEPQGVADVPVPQSRQALSSSWRQRARRLRRSWALPRSSILVCAEEQGHRGHMDSGRRSPGKESSHAGRIGNNITLAPLEDLRLSTRRLVLLQGEAIRGPGAKDLDPPWHRGALPEALSETSTPGGPLAGHDMSALQTRRATAGLTLQPPPEGGGLPGVGNRAWTGGQQVGGPAPTKGAHWWPGSVRELQGSVWCDTETPGLSSGFRTSEQVPPWLTEQDVQALQLLAQGEVAGKARVPGHGQVLLVGFSSEGTLQDAAPGLSQLCSQGLCGLIKRPGDLSEVLSFHVDRVLGLRRSLPAVARRFHSPLLPYRYTDGGARPVIWWAPDVQHLGDPEDDQNSLALGWLQYQALLARGCGRPSHAPCLGIHHAEWARLALFDFLLQVHDRLDRYCCGFEPEPSDPCVEERLREKCRNPGELRLVHILVRSSDPTRLVYIDNAGHLQHPEHKLNFRLLEGIDGFPEPVMKVLESGCLQNMLLKSLQMDPVFWESQGGRQGLQQVLQTLEQRAQVLLHHIRTHNLTVFPDEGP